The following are encoded together in the Syngnathus scovelli strain Florida chromosome 12, RoL_Ssco_1.2, whole genome shotgun sequence genome:
- the LOC125978525 gene encoding homeobox protein Hox-D4b has translation MESYAVSCKYAEPHFPPCEEDYSHFTDQGGYYNSPPDCGTYGGGRYQPTAPAHPPEPGYAPQSTAYEHSLQAQPQQQQQQQQHPREDAERLPQQGAPFPGFPEHDDAEGKEGGFPEMWMTCASKPAQVQRRIGAGGGHQAKDKPPIVVYPWMKKVHIAHVNPNHPGPEPKRLRTAYTRQQVLELEKEFHFSRYLTRRRRVEVAHTLCLSERQVKVWFQNRRMRWKKDNKLPNTKGRSKAKKSADKAAIPV, from the exons ATGGAGTCCTACGCGGTGAGCTGCAAATACGCCGAGCCGCACTTCCCGCCTTGCGAGGAAGATTACAGTCATTTCACTGACCAAGGGGGGTATTATAACAGCCCCCCGGACTGTGGCACGTACGGCGGTGGGCGCTACCAGCCTACGGCCCCAGCCCATCCGCCCGAGCCCGGCTACGCACCGCAGTCAACCGCCTATGAACATTCCTTGCAGGCGCaaccgcagcagcagcagcagcagcagcagcacccgcGGGAGGATGCCGAGCGGCTGCCGCAGCAAGGTGCGCCTTTCCCCGGCTTCCCCGAGCACGACGACGCCGAGGGGAAGGAGGGTGGCTTTCCGGAGATGTGGATGACGTGCGCGAGTAAGCCTGCTCAGGTGCAGAGGAGAATCGGTGCTGGAGGGGGCCACCAGGCCAAAGACAAGCCGCCAATCGTGGTCTACCCCTGGATGAAGAAGGTGCACATCGCCCACG TGAACCCGAACCACCCTGGGCCGGAGCCCAAACGTCTGCGCACGGCCTATACGCGTCAGCAGGTGCTGGAGCTGGAGAAGGAGTTCCACTTCAGCCGCTACCTGACGCGCCGCCGCCGTGTGGAAGTGGCGCACACGCTCTGCCTGTCCGAGCGCCAGGTCAAGGTGTGGTTCCAAAACCGGCGCATGCGCTGGAAGAAGGACAACAAGCTGCCAAACACCAAGGGGCGCAGCAAGGCTAAGAAAAGCGCGGACAAGGCGGCCATCCCGGTGTGA